Proteins found in one Candidatus Zixiibacteriota bacterium genomic segment:
- a CDS encoding DnaJ domain-containing protein, translating into MLRKTYYMVLGVTPTESRRGIRRAFKELARRYHPDCAGASCLSVFQEIVEAYKVLSDAERRRHYEQGLSHSGAGAGALSMPVLAGGATEADSLVPELFLPVRAEIDRARFDAAFARIAALLAGGRAPSRERCQALDVQVMLAPEDAVKGGTALISVPGCSPCRKCGGTGREGLFPCRACDGEGLLEEEETVEIRIPPMVGDATVIEAPSRTLGVHGFYLRVQVRVVSQKAH; encoded by the coding sequence ATGCTGCGGAAAACTTATTATATGGTCCTGGGCGTGACGCCGACGGAAAGTCGGCGGGGCATCCGCCGGGCATTCAAAGAGCTGGCACGGCGTTATCATCCGGACTGCGCGGGAGCGAGCTGCCTGAGCGTCTTCCAGGAGATTGTCGAGGCGTACAAGGTTCTTTCCGATGCCGAGCGCCGCCGGCATTACGAGCAGGGTTTGTCCCATTCCGGGGCCGGAGCAGGCGCGCTTTCGATGCCGGTACTCGCCGGCGGGGCAACCGAAGCCGATTCGCTCGTGCCCGAGCTTTTCCTGCCCGTCCGCGCGGAGATCGATCGCGCGCGCTTCGACGCTGCGTTTGCCAGAATCGCCGCGCTACTCGCCGGCGGTCGCGCCCCGTCGCGCGAGCGATGCCAGGCTCTGGACGTGCAGGTGATGCTCGCTCCGGAGGATGCGGTCAAGGGTGGCACGGCGCTGATATCGGTACCCGGCTGCTCTCCTTGCCGGAAGTGCGGCGGGACGGGACGCGAAGGGCTCTTCCCGTGCCGGGCCTGCGACGGGGAAGGCCTTCTCGAGGAAGAGGAAACCGTGGAGATTCGCATCCCGCCGATGGTCGGCGACGCCACCGTGATCGAGGCCCCGTCGCGCACGCTGGGGGTCCACGGTTTTTACCTGCGCGTGCAGGTTCGCGTCGTGTCGCAAAAAGCGCACTGA
- a CDS encoding ferritin-like domain-containing protein, which translates to MDLTEILSTGWRSFFDALRPDHRQRLVEFLREEYVDEARDVAQFQEHARRMIYPHFRERLLRIAEEEKAHVEWLREKIVALGGEIPEVPIAVEKGRNAWENLLIDIEEEKRDGIEALERLYTLAQDADPEIAEGLRRIHEEEKRHRGEILDMLMRTDPHAFSTTTPSEVFERKK; encoded by the coding sequence ATGGACTTGACGGAGATCCTATCTACGGGATGGCGGAGTTTTTTCGACGCTCTGCGGCCGGACCACCGCCAGCGCCTTGTCGAGTTCCTGCGCGAAGAATACGTCGATGAAGCCAGGGATGTTGCCCAGTTCCAGGAGCACGCCCGGCGCATGATCTATCCCCACTTTCGCGAGCGTCTGCTGCGCATCGCGGAGGAGGAGAAGGCTCATGTGGAATGGCTGCGGGAGAAAATCGTCGCCTTGGGCGGAGAAATCCCCGAGGTGCCGATAGCGGTCGAAAAAGGCCGCAACGCCTGGGAAAACCTGCTCATCGATATCGAAGAGGAAAAGCGCGACGGGATCGAAGCGCTGGAGCGGCTCTACACGTTGGCCCAGGACGCCGACCCGGAGATCGCCGAAGGCCTGCGGCGGATTCACGAAGAAGAAAAGCGGCATCGCGGGGAAATTCTCGACATGCTGATGAGGACCGATCCTCATGCGTTCTCGACGACGACGCCCAGCGAGGTTTTCGAGCGGAAGAAGTGA
- a CDS encoding sigma-70 family RNA polymerase sigma factor, whose protein sequence is MATKEERHELTECLREAFAEIERQLDAYRAALRRERLWKRPTVRERLRRSKIAAAPVGQQNREVFFSAVIRNLPRLYEWIRHQIAYLESVGDLAKGDLTAEDVVDTVIVRAYGDFVREPAARDFGTWLVQLAAEQLRAETDRIKSEREQTVRIEEDIPETPPHEAVSTLGDEILEFYQPDEDLKLEDIFPDEEISTPEESVAAKEELLQRVNAALAGMPREWRLTLRLRYAERLTGPELAEALDQSEPEVERVLEYARQHLRQSLVEAGYRFTKRTRETGNDVQDARGAGAAKP, encoded by the coding sequence TTGGCTACCAAAGAAGAGCGCCATGAACTCACGGAGTGCTTGCGGGAGGCTTTCGCGGAGATCGAGCGCCAGCTCGATGCGTATCGAGCGGCCTTGCGCCGCGAGCGTCTGTGGAAGCGACCCACCGTGCGGGAACGTCTGCGCCGGTCAAAGATCGCGGCAGCGCCGGTCGGGCAGCAGAATCGCGAGGTCTTTTTTTCTGCAGTGATCCGCAATCTGCCCCGGCTCTACGAATGGATTCGGCACCAAATTGCGTATCTCGAGTCCGTGGGCGACTTGGCCAAGGGAGATCTCACAGCGGAAGACGTGGTGGACACCGTGATTGTGCGAGCTTACGGCGACTTCGTCCGAGAGCCCGCGGCGAGAGATTTCGGGACGTGGCTCGTCCAGCTCGCGGCGGAGCAACTTCGCGCCGAAACAGATCGAATAAAATCGGAGCGCGAGCAGACAGTCCGTATCGAAGAGGACATTCCCGAGACGCCGCCGCACGAAGCGGTCTCGACTCTGGGCGACGAAATCCTCGAGTTTTATCAGCCCGACGAAGATCTCAAGCTCGAGGACATCTTCCCCGACGAGGAAATCTCGACGCCTGAAGAATCGGTCGCCGCGAAGGAGGAACTGCTTCAACGAGTCAACGCCGCCCTGGCCGGGATGCCTCGAGAATGGCGCCTCACGCTTCGCCTTCGTTACGCCGAGCGGCTTACGGGCCCCGAGCTCGCAGAAGCCCTCGATCAATCCGAGCCGGAGGTCGAGCGCGTCCTCGAGTACGCGCGCCAGCATCTGCGCCAGAGCCTCGTGGAGGCGGGCTACCGCTTCACGAAACGGACCCGGGAAACGGGAAATGACGTTCAAGATGCCAGGGGTGCCGGGGCCGCAAAACCCTGA